The Apium graveolens cultivar Ventura chromosome 6, ASM990537v1, whole genome shotgun sequence genome contains a region encoding:
- the LOC141665498 gene encoding berberine bridge enzyme-like 8: MELPTAQISLSFLIVISTLLFSSSASNSDEFVQCVVKCSKDSAPAITKLIFTPRNASYTAALLYSVNNLRFARPTTPKPRVIITPTTVSQIQCVIYCAKKTNLQIRIRSGGHSFEGHSYVAYVPFVILDLRNFNSVKVDVASATAWVGGGVTNGELYYRISQATSDYGFPAGLWANVGVGGLISGGGYGKMRRKYGLAADNTIDAILIDADGRILDRQAMGEDWFWAIRGGGGGSFGVVVAWKINLVPVPKIVTVFRVFRDLEQNMTNIFYRWQSVAPRFPKELDIRCNGQVVLSENSTRPDRKTMVMDFEALYLGRVDDLLEVMQQQFPELGLVREDCSEVSWIQAMVFFTNLPLFSPPELLLNTTILPRIDFKGRSDFTKEPIPIEGLQGIWDLMFQLPNGTSFLQFTAFGGRMSEIPDNALPFPYRAGYQYMLNLYALTDVDEANRLQWVRNIVAYLTPYVTRHPRSAYVNYINFWMGINNPIGNTSYAQARRWGKRYFNRNFLRLVRVKSMVDPSNFFRHEQSIPAIPLYSDM, translated from the coding sequence ATGGAGCTCCCTACTGCACAAATCTCTCTATCTTTTCTTATTGTCATTTCCACTCTCTTATTTTCATCATCAGCTTCAAATTCAGATGAATTTGTCCAATGTGTTGTTAAATGTTCCAAAGACTCTGCACCCGCAATCACCAAACTCATTTTCACCCCTCGAAACGCCTCATACACTGCAGCCTTATTATACTCCGTCAACAATCTCCGTTTTGCTAGGCCAACAACTCCGAAACCTCGAGTCATTATCACCCCTACTACCGTATCTCAAATCCAATGCGTCATCTACTGTGCCAAAAAGACCAATCTCCAAATCAGGATTCGAAGTGGTGGCCATAGTTTCGAAGGCCATTCTTATGTTGCTTATGTCCCGTTTGTAATACTTGATTTACGCAACTTTAATTCAGTCAAGGTTGACGTAGCTAGTGCAACTGCATGGGTTGGTGGGGGTGTGACAAATGGTGAACTATACTATCGAATTTCTCAAGCTACGTCAGATTATGGTTTTCCAGCTGGTTTATGGGCCAACGTTGGAGTTGGAGGACTAATTAGTGGAGGAGGATACGGAAAGATGAGACGAAAATACGGACTCGCTGCTGATAACACAATCGACGCGATATTAATTGATGCCGACGGGAGAATCCTTGACAGACAAGCAATGGGAGAAGATTGGTTCTGGGCCATTCGGGGTGGTGGCGGTGGAAGCTTCGGTGTCGTAGTAGCTTGGAAAATAAATCTAGTTCCGGTTCCAAAAATAGTAACTGTTTTCAGAGTATTCAGAGATTTGGAACAAAACATGACAAACATATTTTACAGGTGGCAATCAGTGGCACCTAGGTTTCCTAAGGAGCTTGATATAAGATGTAATGGACAAGTTGTATTAAGTGAAAACAGTACACGACCTGACAGGAAGACAATGGTGATGGATTTTGAAGCGTTGTATCTCGGCCGAGTTGATGATCTTTTAGAAGTGATGCAACAACAATTCCCTGAGTTGGGATTGGTTAGAGAAGATTGTTCTGAAGTTAGTTGGATTCAAGCAATGGTATTTTTCACAAACTTACCACTCTTTTCACCACCAGAGTTGTTACTTAATACAACAATTTTGCCCCGGATCGATTTCAAAGGCAGGTCCGATTTCACTAAAGAGCCGATTCCTATAGAAGGGCTCCAAGGAATATGGGATTTAATGTTTCAGCTCCCCAACGGAACCTCGTTTTTACAGTTCACAGCATTCGGGGGACGTATGAGTGAGATTCCAGACAATGCATTGCCATTTCCGTATCGAGCTGGATACCAGTATATGCTTAATTTATATGCATTGACGGATGTGGATGAAGCGAACCGGTTGCAATGGGTAAGAAATATAGTTGCATATTTAACACCTTATGTCACTCGGCACCCAAGAAGTGCATATGTGAATTACATCAATTTTTGGATGGGTATCAATAATCCCATAGGCAACACAAGCTATGCTCAAGCAAGAAGATGGGGTAAACGTTACTTTAACAGGAATTTTCTTAGGTTGGTTCGGGTAAAATCAATGGTTGATCCCAGTAACTTTTTTCGCCACGAGCAGAGTATCCCAGCAATTCCACTGTACTCTGATATGTAG